A stretch of the Drosophila sulfurigaster albostrigata strain 15112-1811.04 chromosome 2L, ASM2355843v2, whole genome shotgun sequence genome encodes the following:
- the LOC133835131 gene encoding E3 ubiquitin-protein ligase RNF12-B, translated as MKVFICLAALLVASACASKTEEEKVPLEKKLDKRGLLDLGYGYGHAGLDVGHIGHGSLAGGLTGYGHSAPAAVAVGHSGPAIAYGHSAPAVAVQAHAVPAPYVISKQADVHKTITITKGIPVPVHVDRPYPVVHEKRVPVEVKVPVPQPYEVIRKVAVPVKEYVKVPVPVPQPYEVIRHEKVPIHVPVDRPVPVEVPKPYPVPVEKPYPVYVEKVQKVPVHIPVDRPYPVYVKVPVVSHSVVKHAPSVAVSSIPVSHYPVSSIGHDATVYADHGGYHK; from the exons ATGAAAGTTTTC ATCTGCTTAGCCGCTCTGCTGGTGGCCTCAGCCTGCGCCAGCAAGACCGAGGAGGAGAAGGTCCCACTGGAGAAGAAGCTGGACAAGCGCGGTCTGCTTGATCTCGGCTATGGCTATGGCCATGCTGGTCTCGATGTTGGCCACATTGGTCACGGCTCCCTTGCCGGTGGTCTGACCGGCTACGGTCACTCTGCCCCCGCCGCCGTTGCTGTGGGACACAGCGGTCCTGCCATCGCCTATGGTCACAGCGCTCCCGCCGTTGCCGTCCAAGCTCACGCCGTGCCCGCCCCCTATGTGATCAGCAAGCAGGCTGATGTGCACAAgaccatcaccatcaccaagGGCATCCCAGTGCCCGTGCATGTCGATCGCCCCTACCCCGTTGTGCATGAGAAGCGCGTGCCCGTTGAGGTTAAGGTGCCCGTGCCCCAGCCCTATGAGGTGATCAGGAAGGTCGCTGTCCCCGTCAAGGAATACGTCAAGGTGCCCGTCCCAGTGCCACAGCCCTACGAAGTCATCCGTCACGAGAAGGTGCCAATCCATGTGCCCGTCGACCGTCCAGTGCCCGTTGAGGTGCCCAAGCCATACCCCGTCCCCGTCGAGAAGCCCTACCCCGTCTACGTAGAGAAGGTGCAGAAGGTGCCCGTGCACATCCCCGTCGACCGTCCATACCCCGTCTACGTCAAGGTGCCCGTTGTCTCGCACTCCGTGGTGAAGCACGCACCTTCCGTTGCCGTCAGCAGCATCCCCGTCAGCCACTACCCCGTCAGCAGCATCGGTCATGACGCCACCGTCTACGCCGACCATGGTGGTTACCACAAGTAG
- the LOC133835130 gene encoding chorion protein S38 — protein sequence MKSMLIFGLLAVFVLAANASEEAKKVEVAAESSATAEKKQEKRGIGHLGYGYGPSSIGGGAILSTGHAAIAAPVAVAPAVAHLPTQVHTNTVIKTVQVPYQVERHVPYPVEKTVTYPVKVPVPQPYPVEKIVHYQVKEIVKVPVEVPQPYPVEKVVKVPVKIPVDRPYTVHVPKPYPVPVEKPVPYTVEKRVIQKVPIHVDRPVPYEVKVPVPVHVESHVKPAVAITHTVAAAPAVYSHGISGHGISGHGISGPGISYGSTGHGISGHGISSYGISSHGGYLHKK from the exons atgaAATCCATG ctTATTTTTGGCCTATTGGCTGTGTTCGTGTTGGCTGCCAACGCCAGCGAGGAGGCCAAGAAAGTTGAGGTTGCCGCTGAGAGCAGCGCGACAGCCGAGAAGAAGCAGGAGAAGCGCGGCATCGGCCATTTGGGCTACGGCTATGGTCCATCATCGATCGGTGGTGGTGCCATTCTGAGCACTGGACACGCTGCCATCGCTGCCCCAGTTGCTGTGGCACCCGCTGTCGCCCATCTGCCCACTCAGGTGCACACCAACACCGTGATCAAGACCGTCCAGGTGCCCTACCAGGTGGAGCGTCATGTGCCCTACCCAGTTGAGAAGACCGTCACCTACCCAGTTAAGGTGCCAGTGCCACAGCCCTACCCAGTCGAGAAGATCGTCCACTACCAGGTGAAGGAGATCGTCAAGGTGCCCGTCGAAGTGCCCCAGCCCTACCCAGTCGAGAAGGTCGTCAAGGTCCCAGTCAAGATCCCAGTCGATCGTCCATACACCGTCCATGTGCCCAAGCCATACCCCGTGCCCGTTGAGAAGCCAGTGCCCTACACCGTCGAGAAGCGTGTGATCCAGAAGGTCCCCATCCATGTGGATCGCCCAGTCCCCTATGAGGTGAAAGTGCCCGTTCCCGTGCACGTTGAGAGCCACGTGAAGCCCGCTGTTGCCATCACCCACACCGTTGCCGCCGCCCCAGCTGTCTACAGCCACGGCATCTCTGGTCATGGTATCTCCGGTCATGGCATCTCTGGCCCCGGTATCTCATACGGCAGCACTGGTCACGGTATCTCTGGCCATGGCATCTCCTCGTACGGCATCTCCAGCCACGGCGGTTACCTCCACAAAAAGTAG